The Arachis ipaensis cultivar K30076 chromosome B03, Araip1.1, whole genome shotgun sequence region TACATATAACAACTACATTTACATTACCAAAAACAAAAATGGCGCCATCTTCAGTAGCTAAGGTGACACCATTTGGGGACAATACTGCATAAAAATCTCACACTCAAGACTCACGATAACCATTAAAAGTTCAGATtcaataaagaaaagaaacaaagttttttcaaaacttcttcaAAAAATAAAGCAACAACACCACTCATAGTACAAGAAAATAGAGACATAAAttcaaaaaagataagaaacGCTAACCTTGAAGGAACGCAAATCAGAACTGAGCGTTTAAACAGCAAagaccaaggttctgaaaaccggaccggatcGGCCGGTTCAACCAGTTTAACCGCGAACCGGCGATGCAAACGGTCCGtattgttttaaaaaatatattttaaaaatgcaACCCGACCCGACCCGTTCGTGGAGCACCCCACCCCCTTCTTCCCCCGACCCCCATTCATTCATGATTTATCTCACTATCTCAGTCTCACAGTGAGTGAACCCTAGCCACCCTCTGAAGTCTGAACCCTAGCCGCCCAGTCGCCCTCCATCGTTGCTGCGGTCTCAGGTTGTCAGCGCCACCGCCGTCGCCTGGTCCTCAGCCCAATAGCCCTCTATCGTCGCCTGGTTCCCTGCCCAGTAGCCCTCCATCTCCATCGTCTTCATCTTCTCAACACCAGTAGCCATCTCATCGTCTTCATCGTCGCGTGGTCCTCAACACCAGTAGCCTTCCATCGACCCCAGGTGAGTGACTCGTCCTCTGCTCATCTTCTTTGTTCTTCGCCTCTGCTCATCTTCTTTAGTATAAGAAacatgaagttgatactctgtgAACTTCCTCTGTGAACTTAGATTTCTGTTCTTTTTTCTGTGAACTTCCTCTGTGAACTTCGATTTCTATTCAATTTCTGTGAACTTCTTCTGTGAACTTCCTTTGCTCATCTTCTTCGTTCTTCGTTCCTCTGCTTTAGGTTAAGAACATGGTTAATTTTTATGCTGttaatttttattgttaattttcattgtgttgtggttgtttttaatttcattgtgTTGTAGGTGTTATTAATTTCAgttatgaaaaatagtattaatcaagaagcaaCTAATGGTGTCAAAAATAATTCAAGGGGTCAAAAATCTTCAGAAACAATTTCACTGATGGTGTTTGCAAGTACCAGGTGAAAACTCTTCAGACTACCCCTACTTTTGTTGAGGAAGTTCAAGAAAATAAAGCTGTGGATCTATGACCGAAGATGAAGGAAGAAGCTGAACTTGATGTAAATGAGGAACCTATTCTGAATAGTTACTACCAATCCTCAATTCTGTCTCATGATTCATTGAAATCTGCTTTGGCCAATTACCTTGCTAATAGATTAAGCAGTGCAAGCCTTCTAAGTAACACACTCTTTGATCTTTTTTTTGGGATCTTGAAATCTAACCAAGAAATCATGGATTCTGTGAAGGATGATCTCAAAGCAGTTAAGGAAAGAGACCCTGCTTGCATAAGTCATGTGCATTGCTTCTTGAACTTCAAAGGCTTCTTAGCATGCCAATCTCATAGAGTTGCTCATAAGCTATGGCTTCAAGGAAGACAAGTCTTGGCAGTTATGATCCAGAACCGAGTTTCTGAGGTTTTTGCGGTTCGTATTCATCCCGGTGCTAAGATTGGAAGCGGAATTCTGCTTGATCATGTAACTGGATTAGTGGTTGGTGAAATTGCAGTGATTGGTAACAATGTGTCAATTTTGCATAGTGTGACTTTGGGTGGAATTGGTAAAGCTTCTGGTGATAGGCATCCAAAGATTGGTGATGGGGTTTTGATTGGTGCAGGGACTTGTATTTTGAGGAACATTAAAGTTGGTGAATGTGCTAAGATTGGTGTTGGTTCTGTGGTGATTAAGGATGTTCCTCCTAGGACTACTGTTATTAGTGATTTTGTTATGCTGTTGTTTTGAATTAATTTAGGGGTGATTATTTGTTATGCTACTGTTTTGAATTAATTTAGGAGTGATTAATGATTATTTCTAGTTGTATTGTTGCTGTTTGCACCATTACTCTTTTCACTATTTAactttgtattttgataagatcatagtTGACATTTCATAtgttttaaatttggaagatatttaagatttatattagactataattatattttatgatgtttatatataatttatttattattttattctgaaACGATTTTCCGTTTGAACCATCGGTTGAACCGGCTGGACCAATGAACCAATGAACTAATAGCTAGAACGGTTTGATGATCGGTCCGATTTTCTGAACCTTGGCAAAGACATGAACGTTCCACCCCATGAGCGTA contains the following coding sequences:
- the LOC107633900 gene encoding serine acetyltransferase 3, mitochondrial-like encodes the protein MKEEAELDVNEEPILNSYYQSSILSHDSLKSALANYLANRLSSASLLSNTLFDLFFGILKSNQEIMDSVKDDLKAVKERDPACISHVHCFLNFKGFLACQSHRVAHKLWLQGRQVLAVMIQNRVSEVFAVRIHPGAKIGSGILLDHVTGLVVGEIAVIGNNVSILHSVTLGGIGKASGDRHPKIGDGVLIGAGTCILRNIKVGECAKIGVGSVVIKDVPPRTTVISDFVMLLF